From the Synechococcus sp. HK01-R genome, one window contains:
- a CDS encoding transposase, with protein sequence MKCIRHTAEQIIRKLKTAEQLIAQCTTVADVCRFIEVTQPTYHRWKQQYGGM encoded by the coding sequence GTGAAATGTATCCGCCACACAGCCGAGCAGATCATCCGCAAGCTCAAGACCGCTGAGCAGCTGATCGCCCAGTGCACAACCGTTGCTGATGTTTGCCGCTTCATCGAGGTCACCCAGCCGACCTATCACCGCTGGAAGCAGCAGTACGGAGGGATGTAG
- a CDS encoding PleD family two-component system response regulator, with protein MRSILLWRLAEPMHADQNSNSHYTLVHMTAKFQNVAVVDDDPRVRKLIGLTLNELGVGADFYSEPFELLRIVNESKPKLILLDLMMPQMDGVECCRQLRQLGSDAYLCIVTALYDNQMVHDAISAGANRYIAKSDVFEVLEDLIKESKSLQ; from the coding sequence ATGCGCAGCATTTTGCTTTGGCGACTTGCCGAGCCCATGCATGCAGATCAAAATAGTAATAGCCATTACACACTGGTCCACATGACTGCCAAGTTTCAGAATGTTGCAGTCGTTGACGACGATCCGCGCGTACGTAAGTTGATTGGCCTCACGCTTAATGAACTAGGAGTTGGTGCGGACTTTTACAGTGAGCCTTTTGAGCTTTTGCGTATTGTTAACGAATCAAAGCCTAAACTGATTTTACTTGATTTAATGATGCCCCAAATGGACGGGGTAGAATGCTGCCGCCAACTTAGACAATTAGGCAGCGATGCTTACCTCTGCATAGTGACAGCTCTATATGATAATCAGATGGTGCACGACGCCATAAGCGCTGGAGCCAATCGCTATATTGCCAAATCAGATGTATTTGAAGTCCTGGAAGACCTCATAAAAGAATCAAAATCTTTGCAGTAA
- a CDS encoding helix-turn-helix domain-containing protein, with translation MQRAQIVLACGTGETNPAIPKRMGLTGMTVGQWRKRYLEQGLQGLHDELRSGRPRSTSAVHPLRAVGSCSRRRRAFPAASRGGRADKG, from the coding sequence GTGCAGCGTGCTCAGATCGTTCTGGCCTGCGGCACTGGAGAGACCAATCCAGCGATTCCCAAGCGGATGGGCTTGACGGGGATGACCGTTGGCCAGTGGCGTAAGCGCTATCTGGAGCAGGGTCTGCAAGGCCTGCATGACGAGCTGAGGTCTGGCCGGCCACGGTCCACGTCAGCCGTGCACCCTCTCAGAGCCGTTGGTTCTTGTTCCCGCAGGCGGCGGGCTTTTCCAGCAGCCTCCCGAGGCGGCCGCGCAGACAAGGGTTAG
- a CDS encoding sensor histidine kinase KdpD, with protein sequence MGFSLLGLITLSYALLLAGAELIVRRDRLQRHERLVMATADSIAMTIAHEESEGPIDDQVFLRVLNDFTAKRVLVWLSRPDQAPLFPTADSAKNFFDQKGLLTAAGVDAFGMQKPRAFSYGSDVFYTCSMPLPNNQGVLRFLEDVGVNPAKRRENILLLLAAWLLLVLSVFALIQWIMTYSLKPLSRLEEAMDEIALRPSGKVADHQIDTVGQPSELQPIIHSYNDLSIRLQEAWMQQQLFVRSISHELSTPLALIRSSARLLNRRLHGLSEQDRELITSTEKEALSSERLVRMLTDLARSETGNLLLSFSLVHPYRLVQGLIVESKALPWGDRLRYENVAQSGQIENCQVRVDEDRLRQCLHNLIENAAKYSPEDQPITLSLLRDSGFVLINVSDHGPGIPPSEREAIFKPFYRTAQTNAIKAGSGVGLALVAKIVKMMGGEISVVDQESPGTTMQLKFPETNSDN encoded by the coding sequence ATGGGTTTTTCTCTGCTTGGGCTGATCACTCTGAGTTATGCACTCCTTTTGGCTGGTGCTGAGTTGATTGTTCGTCGGGATCGCCTTCAGCGCCACGAACGATTGGTGATGGCAACTGCGGACTCCATAGCGATGACTATTGCACACGAGGAAAGTGAGGGTCCTATAGACGACCAAGTTTTTCTAAGAGTTCTCAACGACTTTACTGCTAAGCGAGTTCTCGTGTGGCTAAGCCGTCCGGATCAAGCGCCTCTTTTTCCTACTGCAGATTCTGCTAAAAACTTCTTCGATCAGAAAGGTTTACTTACTGCTGCCGGCGTTGATGCATTTGGCATGCAGAAACCTCGGGCATTTTCATATGGCTCTGATGTGTTCTATACCTGCTCTATGCCTTTACCTAATAATCAAGGGGTTTTGCGATTCCTTGAAGATGTAGGTGTGAACCCTGCGAAACGTCGAGAAAATATCCTTTTGCTTTTGGCAGCTTGGTTGTTGCTCGTCCTTTCTGTTTTTGCTCTTATCCAGTGGATCATGACGTACTCACTCAAACCTCTTTCTCGTCTGGAGGAAGCCATGGATGAGATTGCACTACGTCCTTCAGGAAAAGTGGCAGATCACCAAATAGACACTGTCGGCCAGCCATCTGAATTGCAGCCAATTATTCACTCCTACAATGATTTGTCAATACGCTTACAAGAGGCCTGGATGCAGCAGCAGTTGTTTGTGCGTTCAATTAGCCATGAGCTATCAACTCCTCTCGCTTTGATTCGCTCTTCCGCAAGGCTTCTTAATCGTCGTTTACATGGCTTATCTGAACAGGATCGTGAGCTCATAACTTCAACTGAAAAGGAGGCACTCAGTTCAGAACGTCTGGTGCGGATGCTAACTGACCTTGCTCGTAGTGAAACTGGAAATTTGTTGCTATCCTTTTCACTAGTACATCCATATCGATTGGTTCAGGGGCTCATTGTTGAATCTAAGGCTCTACCATGGGGTGATCGTCTGCGCTATGAAAACGTTGCCCAAAGTGGACAAATTGAGAACTGTCAAGTTCGCGTTGATGAGGACCGTCTCCGTCAATGCCTGCATAATCTAATTGAAAATGCTGCAAAATATTCTCCTGAAGACCAGCCTATAACTCTTTCGCTTTTACGTGATTCTGGGTTTGTCTTGATCAATGTCTCAGATCACGGTCCCGGTATCCCCCCATCAGAGCGGGAGGCAATTTTTAAGCCTTTTTATCGTACGGCTCAGACCAATGCTATTAAGGCTGGTTCGGGTGTTGGTTTGGCATTGGTTGCGAAGATCGTCAAGATGATGGGTGGTGAGATTAGCGTCGTTGACCAGGAGTCTCCTGGAACGACGATGCAATTGAAATTTCCAGAGACTAATAGCGACAACTAA
- a CDS encoding response regulator, producing the protein MSLQTVAIVDDDLRVLQVAMLEIEYCGYMVNTFSSPQKFLNCYNELKPSLVLLDIQMPKMNGLECLHLLSTGVHKSPILMFTSINDDQFRKKALELGATAYLLKSEFLSNPCEIIKHHIK; encoded by the coding sequence ATGAGTCTTCAAACAGTTGCCATAGTTGACGACGACCTACGCGTACTCCAGGTTGCCATGTTAGAAATTGAGTATTGTGGCTACATGGTCAATACATTTTCCTCGCCGCAGAAATTTCTTAATTGCTATAATGAGTTAAAGCCATCACTAGTTCTGCTCGACATCCAGATGCCTAAAATGAATGGCCTTGAGTGCCTGCATCTGCTTAGCACCGGCGTTCATAAATCTCCAATTTTAATGTTTACCTCTATAAATGATGACCAATTTCGGAAGAAAGCTCTGGAGCTGGGCGCTACGGCTTACCTTCTGAAGTCAGAATTCCTGAGCAACCCTTGCGAAATAATCAAACACCACATAAAATGA
- a CDS encoding helix-turn-helix domain-containing protein gives MQGNLVETITFDPLLESFLGSAERHVDTSIAANAKTPFTESAAYFGSKVSLLQVRLCSISRLLVRNPPDSLVIAIPDIGQCSGSAAKRDLRFIPGRLSFVLLPGEVLKLTPKSDSVSGFLFKLSAEDIVSESITHGVSEPSLLSLAETLPGHESLLLACAKQMIIPEASALVIEPLEASVFSLLASLVAAEQKSVPSSLINASTHSRYVQIALTYMEDHISDTVTLSDLCKACCVSARTLQISFQTVMNRPPLQVLNELRLTRLRELLLCGAKVAAACESVGLTPSGRLSASYKSMFGELPRQTKSSN, from the coding sequence ATGCAAGGTAACTTGGTCGAAACAATCACCTTTGACCCACTGCTTGAGTCTTTCCTTGGCTCGGCAGAGCGACATGTAGATACCTCTATAGCTGCCAACGCAAAGACTCCATTTACTGAGTCTGCTGCTTATTTTGGCAGTAAGGTGTCGCTTCTTCAGGTGCGTTTGTGTTCTATTTCGCGACTGCTCGTCCGAAATCCGCCTGATTCACTTGTGATAGCCATACCAGACATCGGCCAGTGCAGTGGGTCTGCAGCCAAACGAGATCTCCGGTTTATCCCAGGTCGGCTATCTTTCGTTCTTCTGCCTGGAGAAGTTCTCAAGTTAACCCCAAAATCGGATTCTGTCTCCGGGTTCTTATTTAAGTTATCGGCTGAGGATATTGTTTCTGAATCTATTACTCACGGGGTTAGCGAGCCATCGCTGCTTTCACTCGCAGAGACACTGCCTGGACATGAATCGTTGTTGCTCGCATGTGCTAAGCAGATGATTATCCCAGAGGCATCTGCATTAGTTATTGAACCACTTGAGGCATCTGTATTTTCTCTTTTAGCGAGTCTGGTGGCAGCTGAGCAAAAGTCAGTACCATCGAGCCTGATCAACGCTTCAACCCATTCTCGCTATGTACAAATCGCTCTTACATATATGGAGGACCACATTTCCGATACTGTTACTCTCAGTGACCTTTGCAAAGCCTGCTGCGTATCAGCTCGTACATTGCAGATTTCATTTCAAACCGTCATGAATCGTCCACCTTTGCAGGTACTTAACGAGCTTCGCCTTACTCGCTTGCGCGAATTGCTGCTTTGTGGCGCAAAGGTTGCAGCGGCGTGCGAGAGTGTCGGCCTCACACCTTCGGGTCGCTTGTCTGCAAGCTATAAAAGCATGTTTGGTGAATTACCCAGGCAGACAAAGTCTAGCAACTAA
- a CDS encoding ABC transporter ATP-binding protein: MSTLQNKANASHLAVALKRVSKTYKGLGALNDLTLSVPAGCFFALLGPNGAGKSTTLKILSTLTSSDSGDVLINGIDVNTSPREVRQLIGYVAQDTSVDKVLTGYEHLTFSADLHHLPRSLRQQRIAAVTEQLAMGEWLHRRTGTYSGGMRRRLELACALLHEPRIFILDEPSVGLDPESRHLILNVLRGCVNAGRTVIMSTHQLEEVELLADHLAIIDQGHVIAAGTPTSLKEKIGSDKLTIKLREFTTPEEAQLACKALSEISGIKEIIVNPCQGYALTLIIEDKGISEHALDRLADAGLPLFAYNLSKISLDDVYLRETGRTIVDAELSAVGLRDLKRERKQAMR, encoded by the coding sequence ATGAGCACCCTCCAAAACAAAGCCAATGCATCTCACCTGGCAGTTGCATTGAAGCGTGTAAGCAAGACCTACAAGGGCCTTGGCGCCCTGAATGATCTGACACTGAGTGTGCCAGCAGGATGCTTCTTTGCTCTGCTTGGACCCAATGGGGCTGGCAAGAGTACAACACTAAAGATTTTATCAACCCTAACAAGCTCAGACAGTGGAGACGTCTTGATCAATGGGATCGATGTCAACACGAGTCCGCGTGAGGTTAGACAGCTCATTGGATACGTAGCTCAAGACACAAGCGTCGACAAGGTTTTGACAGGCTATGAGCACCTGACATTCAGCGCCGACCTTCACCATTTGCCACGGTCTCTGCGTCAGCAACGCATTGCAGCTGTCACAGAACAGCTTGCAATGGGTGAGTGGCTGCATCGTCGCACTGGCACGTACTCTGGAGGAATGCGTCGTCGACTCGAACTCGCATGCGCCCTACTACACGAGCCAAGAATTTTCATTCTAGACGAACCCAGTGTAGGGCTTGATCCGGAAAGTCGACATCTAATCTTGAATGTATTAAGAGGATGCGTCAATGCAGGGAGAACAGTAATAATGAGTACGCATCAACTTGAAGAGGTTGAGTTACTCGCCGACCACCTTGCAATCATCGACCAAGGCCATGTGATTGCAGCGGGAACACCCACAAGCCTTAAAGAAAAGATCGGATCAGACAAGCTCACAATCAAGCTCCGAGAGTTCACTACACCAGAAGAAGCACAACTAGCCTGCAAAGCCTTAAGTGAAATATCTGGAATAAAGGAAATTATAGTCAACCCATGCCAGGGCTATGCTCTAACACTAATTATCGAAGACAAGGGCATAAGCGAGCATGCTCTTGACCGACTGGCCGATGCAGGCTTACCTTTATTTGCATACAATCTTAGCAAAATTAGCCTTGATGACGTTTACTTGAGAGAAACAGGCAGGACAATTGTGGATGCGGAATTGTCAGCCGTTGGCCTGCGCGACCTGAAGCGCGAACGCAAACAAGCAATGCGCTGA